Within the Haloarcula sp. CBA1127 genome, the region AAATGTCGCCAGCCGCGAGCGAAGTGTCGTCTCGCCGGTCGCGAAGCCGCCCTCGAACTCGCCGCTCGTCGCCGCCTCGTACGCGTCCGTCCGGAGGAAGCGGTTCCGATAGTGCACGGCGTCACTGTCGGGGTCGAAAGTGAACCGGTACAGCATCGCGAAGCCGTCGAACCAGTGATCGACACTGCTACCGTTTGGGAGGGAGAACGCGCCGGGTCCGTTTCGGATGAGACTACCGCGGAGCCAGTCCGGGAGGTCACCGGTCACGGAGATGGATGCCGCCGTCTCGTCGTGGAGCGAGTGGAACCCAGGGTGGGAAGTCATATCATTACAATGGGTGACAGCGGCTAAGGCCTGACGCCCACGAGCCGGGTATCATACGGATTGTTGTAGATTATGTTCGGATAGCTCTGACTCCGGGGTCAGCGCATACCGGTACATCGCTCCAACAATCCGTATCAGTCCTGCGTCGAGTACGCGTTTCCGCTAACTACGACGCAGTCGTCCCGTGGAGTCTGTGTTCGATGGGACGGCGAACCAGTGTGACGGCGGCGTAACGACCGAAGCACGTCGGCTTTCACCCACGCGAAGCCGACCACGATTACGGCGAAGCCGGCGACGGTCACCGGGCCGAGTGTTTCACCGAGCAGGAGCCAGCCGCTGATAGCCGTCACTGCCGGTACTACGTAGGAAACCAGGCTGGTTTCAGCGGCACCGACTGTGCTGATCAGGCGGAAGTAGAGGAGGAACCCGATCGCGCTGGCGACGATGCCGAGATACGCGATTGCCGCTAGCTGTTCGAGACCAACCGTGACGGTTCCGAACTGCTCCGAGGGCAGCCCCGCGCTGACGGCGTGCAGGATGCCCGCCCCGAGCAGCGTCATCCAGGCCTGCAGGCTCACGAGCGGGAGCGAACTGGTGTAACGTTCGGTCAGGACTGCGCCGACGGCGAAGGCGACAGCCGAACTGATGAGCAGGGCGACGCCGAGCAGTCGGCCGCCGACCGCTCCCGGCGTGGGGTTCGCGATGATAACCACGCCGATGAATCCACAGACCGTGCCGATGAGTTCGTGCGGGCGAGCCCGGTAGCTCGGTATCAGCGTCGATGCGAACGCCGGCGTCACAACCGGCGTGAGACTGAGCAGGATTGCGCCGAAGGAACTCGGGACGTACTGCTGTCCAAGGAACAAGAGCGCGAAGTGTGCGCCGATGAGGACGGTGCCGCCGATGAAAATCAGCGACCAGTCATCGCGGGTCTGTGGGCGCAGTGACCGGCCGCGCCAGAGGGCATAGCCAAGCAGGACGACTGCAGCAATATCGTGTCGGACAGCTGCCAGCAGCACCGGCGGGACGCTTTCGAGACCAGTCTTGATCGCCACAAAGGAAAGTCCCCAGATGAGTGCGAGCGCAGCAAACAGCAAGCCAATATGTCGTGTCGAGCGTGTCATTCCAGTAGAGATCAACTATATGTGCTGGAGGAGTATGAAGCTTCTATCGCCACTGTGACGCACACGCACGGCCTCTACGGCCACGTCTGCTGTTCAGAAATTCCCGAAAACAGTGTGTATCCGCAGTGCTATCGAAGCCAGTTGTACCGAGACGTATCGTTCTCCTCGACTCCGTACCACGGAGTTCTCATTCGGTCGCCGAACAGTCTCTCAGCTCACTGCCAATAGCGTCAAAAACGAGAATGATGCCCACGTCGGCAGCCCTGGGCGACTGCTCCCGGCCAACATCCAAGTGTATGACCCGAGTCAGGTCGACATCGTGTCGAAATGCCAGCCCGGGTCGGTTCCGGTTTCGTCAATATGCTCGGACCGGCACGCCGGACAGCAGTCAGGGACAGCAGTTTCGGACCGGGGAACGTACACCGCGCCGTCACACTCCACACAGGCGTCCGCGACGACTGTCACGCAGTCCGCACAGAGATTGAAGTCGTCGACTGTGAGGTCTCGCAGGGGTTCGAGTTGTTTGTCCAAGATGTACTCATCGATAGCCGCCTGACAGTTTTGGCACAGTTGCATAGCGATCCAACTTGACGCATGGTACCGTGACACAAATAGTTGCTGCCCGGTTATCGATTGTGAATGTCCCGACGGGTAGCTGTTCGAGGACAGCACCACCGAGAAGTGACAGAGACAGGTGGTGGGCTAGGGTGCGCGGAACACGCGAATGGTGTCCCGAGACGTCGGTTCTCGAATGAGTTGCGCGAACCCTAGTTCTGAGAACACTTGCTTCCAGTTGCGGTGATACAGCGGGAAATCGTCGTTGACGTAACTCACGTCAGTGTCTTCGCGTCCGCGTTCGGGACTATTGCCCTCGTTTTCGGCAATGACGAGGAGGTCGCCGGCAACGCGGGCGATCTCTTCGAACACCCACGCGTCATCGGGGTGGATATGCTGGAGCGTCTCAACCGAATAGACGACATCGAAGGCATCGTCCTCGAATTCGGTGACGATGTCTTCGAGGGCACCGGTGTGGAACGTCCCCGAATTCGCGAGCCGAGGGTAGTGCTCAGCCATCACGTCGAAGGATTCCTCGTTGATGTCGATACCAGTGAGATTCCCGTATCCGTTGGTCTGCAGGTGTGCCAGATGGCGGCCCGAGCCACAGCCCAGTTCGATAATTCGGGCGTCGTCGTGGACGTAGTGGTCGAGTACGTTGACCAGCGTCTCACTCACCTCGTTCGGTCCGATCTCAGCGTAGTACGCCGGCGAGAACTTCCCGGAGCGGGAGGCCCAGTCGTTTCGAACGTCGTCCGGGTCCATACCCACCGTACACTGTTGTAGAAT harbors:
- a CDS encoding class I SAM-dependent methyltransferase; the encoded protein is MDPDDVRNDWASRSGKFSPAYYAEIGPNEVSETLVNVLDHYVHDDARIIELGCGSGRHLAHLQTNGYGNLTGIDINEESFDVMAEHYPRLANSGTFHTGALEDIVTEFEDDAFDVVYSVETLQHIHPDDAWVFEEIARVAGDLLVIAENEGNSPERGREDTDVSYVNDDFPLYHRNWKQVFSELGFAQLIREPTSRDTIRVFRAP
- a CDS encoding DMT family transporter; this encodes MTRSTRHIGLLFAALALIWGLSFVAIKTGLESVPPVLLAAVRHDIAAVVLLGYALWRGRSLRPQTRDDWSLIFIGGTVLIGAHFALLFLGQQYVPSSFGAILLSLTPVVTPAFASTLIPSYRARPHELIGTVCGFIGVVIIANPTPGAVGGRLLGVALLISSAVAFAVGAVLTERYTSSLPLVSLQAWMTLLGAGILHAVSAGLPSEQFGTVTVGLEQLAAIAYLGIVASAIGFLLYFRLISTVGAAETSLVSYVVPAVTAISGWLLLGETLGPVTVAGFAVIVVGFAWVKADVLRSLRRRHTGSPSHRTQTPRDDCVVVSGNAYSTQD